From Mytilus edulis chromosome 9, xbMytEdul2.2, whole genome shotgun sequence, the proteins below share one genomic window:
- the LOC139488137 gene encoding soluble calcium-activated nucleotidase 1-like, whose protein sequence is MLSSPSTVHDWMQAIRRPTPYRVGNAKLHLKTRTVAYFMLFFVAFLILIVNILPQNSSKEKCDCSVEYDNRYPLSKPYITDYGLTYKIAMVTDLDTESKSKKKANTWLSYLQTGNLTLSSDHSKVTVKLDKIPVTLSSSLSQGGRGMELSELVVYNGNLYSVDDRTGIIYFIKNNAVYPWVLLVDGNGTSHKGFKCEWATVKHGRLYVGGLGKEWTSAEGIVLNTNPQWVKSIGPKGDVEHIDWKHIYNKIRKVSGYSYPGYMIHESGMWSDVHQRWFFLPRRASQQSYDETADESRATNILLSANEDFTDVDFKFIGKKQVTKGYSSFRFIPWTDDKLIVALKSQEVAGKLSSYLTVFTLSGEILLPDMKIGDVKYEGIEFI, encoded by the exons ATGCTATCAAGTCCGTCAACTGTACACGATTGGATGCAAGCAATACGTCGACCAACACCTTATAGAGTTGGAAATGccaaacttcatttgaaaaccaGAACCGTTGCATACTTCATGCTGTTTTTTGTTGCCTTTTTAATCTTAATTGTCAACATTTTACCACAAAATAGTTCCAAAGAGAAATGTGACTGTTCAGTAGAATATGATAATAGATATCCTCTATCAAAACCCTACATTACTGACTATGGGTTAACATACAAAATTGCTATGGTCACAGATTTAGATACAGAATCTAAAAGTAAAAAGAAAGCGAATACTTGGCTAAGTTATTTACAGACAGGAAATTTAACATTATCAAGTGACCATAGTAAAGTTACAGTTAAACTGGATAAAATACCAGTAACACTGTCTTCAAGTTTGTCACAGGGTGGTAGAGGAATGGAGTTATCTGAGCTTGTGGTATATAATGGAAATCTTTATTCTGTTGATGATAGAACTGGcataatttatttcattaaaaacaatGCTGTTTATCCATGGGTTTTACTGGTGGATGGCAATGGAACAAGTCACAAGG GATTTAAGTGTGAATGGGCAACAGTAAAGCATGGAAGGTTATATGTAGGAGGACTGGGTAAAGAGTGGACGTCTGCTGAAGGCATTGTTCTTAACACCAATCCACAATGGGTGAAGTCAATAGGACCAAAGGGAGATGTAGAGCACATTGATTGGaaacatatttataataaaatcagAAAAGTTTCTGGCTATTCTTATCCTG GTTACATGATTCATGAATCTGGGATGTGGAGTGATGTCCATCAGCGCTGGTTTTTTCTTCCTCGTCGTGCTAGCCAACAATCGTATGACGAAACAGCTGATGAAAGTAGAGCTACAAACATTCTATTGTCTGctaatgaagattttacagaTGTAGATTTCAAGTTTATAGGAAAGAAACAAGTGACAAAAGGTTATTCATCTTTCAGATTTATACCATGGACAGATGATAAATTGATAGTAGCACTGAAATCTCAAGAGGTGGCGGGGAAATTATCATCATATTTGACAGTTTTTACACTTTCAGGTGAAATTTTATTACCTGATATGAAAATAGGTGATGTAAAATATGAAGGGATAGAATTTATTTAG